The Polymorphobacter megasporae genome window below encodes:
- a CDS encoding error-prone DNA polymerase, protein MVSPRLVCVSGYAELAAATNFSFLHGASHPSDMVAAALELGHTGIGIADRNTVAGVVRAHVALRDALEAAEQQPDKPPDFKLPDFKLIVGARLVFADETPDIIVYPATRRGWGRLTRLLTTGNLRAVKGDCHLFAADLLDHLDDLMLIVLPGPDPAAILPRLARAAPGRVWLGATMLRGGRDRRRLRAAIDRAAAARVPLIAVNDALYATPAQRPLHDILTCIATKRTIADAGRLLAANAERHLKPEIEMARLFADAPDALAETGKLLDRIAFTLDDLRYEYPHEPVPPGYTPQAWLEELTLTKAAKRWPDGIPDKVAKLLTDEFAMIARLQYAAYFLTVHDIVAFAQGQGILCQGRGSAANSVICFVLGITAVDPTKHSLLFSRFVSEERKEPPDIDVDFEHERREEVMQYVYRRYGRERAGIAATVIHYRPRSAVREVGKALGLTEDVTSRLTSTVWGSFASELERQRVQETGFDPDAPEIARLGDFVGQILKFPRHLSQHVGGFVLTEDRLDETVPIHNAAMADRTFIEWDKDDIDALGLMKVDILALGMLSCIRKAFALIATHIGRQYTLDNVPDDAPDVYDMLCLGDSVGVFQVESRAQMNMLPRLRPRELYDLVIQVAIVRPGPIQGDMVHPYLRRRQKREAVEYPSPSPPHDPNELREVLGKTLGVPLFQEQAMKLAIVAAEFTPAEANQLRRAMATFRNVGTMDQFETKMVGGMVRRGYDEAFARRCYQQIEGFGSYGFPESHALAFARLVWVSSYLKCRYPAVFAAALLNAQPMGFYAPAQIVGDARAHGVDVRMIDINASDWDNSLDRDGSSGGFAVRLGLRQISGFREVWSDRMTAARPFASIEELARRADLPQRALNLLADADACRSIGLDRRTALWEARRTPVGTLPLFAAADARELGVEAAAELPPMTPGEQVAADYQTIRLSLKAHPMAFLRPVFAAEGVASCAETSGAKNGRLLKTAGIVLVRQRPGKGNAIFVTLEDETGVTNVVIWARLFERYRRNIMASRLMLVEGELQRSPEGVIHLMASRVEDRSAELDRLSETHDCEPEQSRAVEDLHPGYPQTHGHPRNLRVLPKSRDFH, encoded by the coding sequence ATGGTATCTCCACGGCTTGTTTGCGTGAGTGGTTATGCCGAACTCGCCGCCGCGACGAACTTCTCGTTCCTCCACGGCGCGTCGCATCCGTCCGACATGGTCGCCGCCGCGCTCGAACTCGGCCACACCGGCATCGGCATTGCCGACCGCAACACCGTCGCCGGGGTCGTCCGCGCGCATGTCGCGTTGCGCGATGCGCTTGAGGCGGCGGAGCAGCAGCCCGACAAGCCGCCCGACTTCAAGCTGCCCGATTTCAAGCTCATCGTCGGCGCGCGGCTAGTCTTCGCCGACGAAACCCCCGACATCATCGTCTATCCGGCGACGCGGCGCGGCTGGGGGCGGCTGACGCGGTTGCTGACGACCGGCAACCTGCGCGCGGTGAAAGGCGACTGCCACCTGTTCGCCGCCGACCTGCTCGATCACCTAGACGACCTGATGCTGATCGTCCTCCCCGGACCCGATCCGGCGGCAATCCTGCCGCGCCTCGCCCGCGCCGCTCCCGGTCGGGTATGGCTCGGCGCGACGATGCTGCGCGGCGGGCGCGACCGGCGGCGGCTGCGCGCGGCGATCGACCGCGCCGCTGCCGCACGTGTGCCGCTGATCGCGGTCAACGATGCGCTCTACGCCACCCCGGCGCAGCGCCCGCTACACGACATCCTGACGTGTATCGCCACAAAGCGGACGATCGCCGATGCCGGGCGGCTCCTCGCGGCGAATGCCGAGCGCCATCTCAAGCCCGAAATCGAGATGGCGCGGCTGTTCGCCGATGCCCCCGATGCGCTTGCCGAAACGGGCAAGCTGCTCGACCGCATCGCCTTCACCCTCGACGATCTGCGCTACGAATACCCGCACGAGCCTGTGCCGCCGGGATATACGCCGCAAGCGTGGCTCGAAGAACTGACGCTGACCAAGGCCGCCAAGCGCTGGCCCGACGGCATCCCGGACAAGGTCGCCAAGCTCCTCACCGACGAGTTCGCGATGATCGCCAGGCTTCAGTACGCGGCGTATTTCCTGACCGTCCACGACATCGTCGCCTTCGCCCAAGGGCAGGGGATCCTGTGCCAGGGGCGCGGGTCGGCGGCGAATTCGGTGATCTGCTTCGTCCTCGGCATCACCGCGGTCGATCCGACCAAGCATAGCCTGTTGTTCTCGCGCTTCGTCTCCGAGGAGCGGAAAGAGCCCCCAGACATCGACGTCGACTTCGAGCACGAGCGGCGCGAGGAGGTGATGCAGTACGTCTACCGCCGCTACGGCCGCGAGCGTGCCGGCATCGCCGCGACGGTGATCCACTACCGCCCGCGCAGCGCAGTGCGCGAGGTCGGCAAGGCGCTCGGGCTAACCGAGGACGTCACCAGCCGCCTGACAAGCACGGTCTGGGGCAGCTTCGCCAGCGAGCTCGAACGCCAGCGCGTGCAGGAGACCGGCTTCGACCCCGATGCCCCCGAGATCGCGCGGCTCGGCGACTTCGTCGGCCAGATCCTCAAGTTCCCCCGGCACCTGTCGCAGCACGTCGGCGGCTTCGTCCTGACCGAGGACCGGCTCGACGAGACGGTGCCGATCCACAATGCGGCGATGGCCGATCGCACCTTCATCGAATGGGACAAGGACGACATCGACGCGCTCGGGCTGATGAAAGTCGACATCCTCGCGCTCGGCATGCTGAGCTGCATCCGCAAGGCGTTCGCGCTGATCGCGACCCACATCGGCCGCCAATACACGCTCGACAACGTCCCCGACGACGCCCCCGACGTCTATGACATGCTGTGCCTCGGCGACAGCGTCGGGGTGTTCCAGGTCGAAAGCCGCGCGCAGATGAACATGCTGCCGCGGCTGCGTCCGCGTGAACTCTACGACCTCGTCATCCAGGTCGCGATCGTCCGCCCGGGGCCGATCCAGGGTGACATGGTCCACCCCTATCTTCGGCGGCGGCAAAAGCGTGAGGCGGTCGAATATCCCTCGCCGTCACCGCCGCACGACCCGAACGAGTTGCGCGAGGTGCTCGGCAAGACGCTCGGGGTGCCGCTGTTTCAGGAGCAGGCGATGAAGCTCGCGATCGTCGCCGCCGAGTTCACGCCGGCGGAGGCGAATCAGTTGCGCCGGGCGATGGCGACTTTCCGCAACGTCGGGACGATGGACCAGTTCGAGACGAAGATGGTCGGCGGGATGGTCCGGCGCGGCTATGACGAGGCGTTCGCGCGGCGCTGCTACCAGCAGATCGAGGGGTTCGGCAGCTACGGCTTCCCCGAAAGCCACGCGCTCGCCTTCGCCCGGCTGGTTTGGGTGTCGTCGTACCTCAAGTGCCGCTACCCGGCGGTGTTCGCGGCGGCGCTGCTCAACGCCCAGCCGATGGGGTTCTACGCCCCGGCGCAGATCGTCGGCGACGCCCGCGCCCACGGCGTCGATGTCCGCATGATCGACATCAACGCGAGCGACTGGGACAACAGCCTCGACCGCGATGGCAGCAGCGGCGGTTTCGCGGTCCGCCTCGGCCTGCGCCAGATCAGCGGCTTTCGAGAGGTGTGGTCGGATCGGATGACCGCCGCGCGGCCGTTCGCCAGCATCGAGGAGCTGGCGCGGCGGGCCGACCTGCCGCAGCGCGCGCTCAACCTGCTCGCCGATGCCGACGCCTGCCGCTCGATCGGGCTCGACCGGCGTACGGCGCTATGGGAGGCGCGGCGGACTCCTGTCGGCACGCTGCCGCTGTTCGCCGCAGCGGATGCCCGCGAGCTCGGGGTCGAGGCCGCCGCCGAACTGCCGCCGATGACCCCGGGCGAGCAGGTCGCCGCCGATTACCAGACGATCCGCCTGTCATTGAAGGCGCACCCGATGGCCTTCCTCCGCCCGGTCTTCGCCGCCGAGGGCGTGGCGAGCTGCGCCGAGACTTCAGGGGCGAAGAACGGCCGCCTGCTTAAAACCGCCGGAATCGTCCTCGTCCGCCAGCGCCCCGGCAAGGGCAATGCGATCTTCGTGACATTGGAGGACGAGACCGGGGTGACCAACGTCGTCATCTGGGCGCGGCTGTTCGAGCGCTACCGCCGCAACATCATGGCGTCGCGATTGATGCTCGTCGAGGGCGAACTCCAGCGCAGCCCCGAGGGCGTCATCCATCTGATGGCGAGCCGGGTCGAGGACCGCAGCGCAGAACTCGACCGGCTGTCGGAAACCCACGACTGTGAGCCCGAGCAATCGCGCGCGGTCGAGGACCTCCACCCGGGCTACCCCCAGACCCACGGCCACCCGCGCAACCTCCGCGTCTTGCCTAAGTCACGGGATTTCCACTGA
- a CDS encoding Y-family DNA polymerase translates to MRRYLALYLPFLPSERAIRSGAAPRDTPFVLVEKAGGAMRVAAVDAAAAALGIAPGLTLTDARARIPDLVAVAHDPAADTALLDWLADACDRYSPMVATDPPRGMVIDITGCVHPFGDEAGLAADLRRRVERQGLSLTAAFADTPDAANALAAFRAKTVAALPVAALRVDGEIHQALRRAGLKTIASLARRPRGPLAARFGVATTTALERLLGEADPRITPRRHPPEIAVETRFAEPVAMTETVLSSLDELMRRAATELSDRSRGGRRFEAALFRSDGHVARLWIDTGQPTRDAGVLARLFRERIGTLADPLDPGFGYDLIRLAVPVTEPLVAQQLELDGGAVADAELAALIDRLTIRLGQGRVRRFRAGDSHVPEQAAFDLPIADTAPPVAWQIPEPGEPPLRPLHLFDPPQRIEAIAEVPDGPPFRFRWRRVLHEVRRAEGPERIAAEWWRHRRGAGMTRDYYRVEDQAGRRFWVFRHGLYGVERAAPEWYLHGLFA, encoded by the coding sequence ATGCGCCGCTACCTCGCGCTGTATCTGCCGTTCCTGCCGTCGGAACGCGCGATACGCAGCGGCGCCGCGCCGCGTGACACACCCTTTGTCCTCGTCGAGAAAGCCGGTGGTGCCATGCGCGTCGCCGCGGTCGATGCGGCGGCGGCGGCACTCGGGATCGCGCCGGGACTGACGCTGACCGACGCACGCGCGCGTATCCCCGATCTGGTCGCGGTGGCGCACGATCCCGCCGCCGACACGGCGTTGCTCGACTGGCTCGCCGACGCCTGCGACCGCTATTCGCCGATGGTTGCGACCGATCCGCCGCGCGGCATGGTCATCGACATTACCGGCTGCGTCCATCCGTTCGGCGACGAAGCGGGGCTCGCCGCCGATCTTCGCCGCCGGGTCGAGCGGCAGGGGTTGAGCCTGACCGCCGCGTTCGCTGATACGCCCGATGCAGCGAACGCGCTCGCGGCGTTCAGGGCCAAAACCGTCGCCGCGCTGCCGGTCGCAGCGTTGCGGGTCGACGGCGAGATCCATCAGGCGCTGCGTCGCGCCGGGCTCAAGACGATCGCCAGCCTTGCCCGGCGGCCGCGCGGACCGCTCGCGGCGCGCTTCGGCGTGGCGACGACGACCGCGCTCGAACGCCTGCTCGGCGAGGCCGACCCGCGGATCACGCCGCGCCGCCACCCGCCCGAGATCGCGGTTGAGACCCGCTTCGCCGAGCCGGTGGCGATGACCGAAACCGTCCTTTCGTCGCTCGACGAGCTGATGCGGCGCGCGGCGACCGAGCTGTCCGATCGCAGCCGCGGCGGGCGGCGGTTCGAGGCGGCGCTGTTCCGCAGCGACGGTCATGTTGCGCGCCTATGGATCGACACTGGCCAGCCGACGCGCGATGCCGGCGTCCTCGCCCGGCTGTTTCGCGAGCGGATCGGCACGCTCGCCGATCCGCTCGACCCGGGCTTCGGCTACGACCTGATCCGGCTCGCGGTCCCGGTAACCGAGCCGCTGGTCGCGCAGCAACTCGAACTCGACGGCGGCGCGGTCGCCGATGCCGAGCTTGCGGCGCTGATCGACCGGCTGACGATCCGGCTCGGCCAAGGGCGCGTCCGGCGGTTTCGAGCCGGCGATAGTCATGTCCCCGAACAGGCGGCGTTCGACCTGCCGATCGCCGACACGGCGCCCCCGGTCGCGTGGCAGATCCCAGAGCCCGGCGAGCCGCCGCTGCGTCCGCTCCATTTGTTCGATCCGCCGCAGCGGATCGAAGCGATCGCCGAAGTCCCCGACGGCCCGCCGTTTCGCTTTCGCTGGCGGCGCGTGCTCCACGAGGTGCGGCGTGCCGAGGGGCCCGAACGGATCGCCGCCGAATGGTGGCGGCACCGGCGCGGAGCGGGGATGACGCGCGATTATTACCGCGTCGAGGACCAGGCCGGGCGGCGTTTCTGGGTCTTCCGCCACGGCCTGTACGGCGTCGAGCGCGCGGCACCCGAATGGTATCTCCACGGCTTGTTTGCGTGA
- a CDS encoding ImuA family protein, translated as MNLVRSSPPESPSRLTTGAVLADARLGKGLLRAALHEVFAAVPADSAAAAGFAVLLALRASPDRPVFWVRDARTVREAGRLYGAGLVELGADPDSIILVHADTTRGVLQAAADTVKCAAISTVVIEPWAQAAEFGLTESRRIAFAAARSGVTALVLRSGAQPVPSAAETRWAVSSAPSAVLAANAPGQPAFDINLLRHRGGIAGFEARVEWDRDRRAFRDAPLPRAVSAVPAVGTRDTQRRRAA; from the coding sequence ATGAACTTAGTGCGCTCTTCCCCTCCCGAGTCGCCTTCCCGACTCACGACCGGTGCCGTCCTAGCAGACGCGCGGCTCGGGAAGGGGCTGCTGCGCGCGGCATTGCACGAGGTGTTCGCCGCTGTGCCTGCCGACAGCGCCGCCGCCGCCGGTTTTGCTGTGTTGCTTGCTTTGCGCGCATCGCCGGACCGGCCGGTTTTCTGGGTCCGCGACGCGCGCACCGTCCGCGAAGCCGGACGCCTTTACGGCGCGGGTCTGGTCGAGCTTGGCGCCGACCCCGATTCGATCATCCTCGTCCACGCCGATACGACGCGCGGCGTCCTCCAGGCTGCTGCCGACACCGTCAAATGCGCCGCGATCAGCACCGTCGTCATCGAGCCTTGGGCACAGGCTGCCGAGTTCGGCCTGACCGAATCGCGGCGCATCGCCTTCGCCGCCGCGCGGTCGGGCGTGACGGCGCTCGTCCTCCGCAGTGGTGCCCAGCCCGTGCCGAGCGCTGCTGAAACGCGGTGGGCGGTATCGTCCGCGCCATCCGCCGTACTTGCCGCCAATGCGCCGGGACAGCCGGCGTTCGACATCAACCTGCTGCGGCATCGCGGCGGCATTGCCGGGTTCGAGGCCCGGGTGGAGTGGGACCGTGACCGTCGAGCCTTTCGCGATGCGCCGCTACCTCGCGCTGTATCTGCCGTTCCTGCCGTCGGAACGCGCGATACGCAGCGGCGCCGCGCCGCGTGA
- the zwf gene encoding glucose-6-phosphate dehydrogenase, translating into MTNASASSPVLLLFGATGDLAHRMLLPSLFGLDADDFLPEGFRIVATARSVMDSAAYRAIAAEALAAHVDADRLQQALVTRFLDRIDYVALDATKADGFGALATAVGSTQSLSIFLSTAPSLFGSTIAGLAAAGLAGANVRLALEKPLGHDLASSQAINDQVAHVFPEERTFRVDHYLGKETVQNLIALRFGNVLFEPLWNAAGIDHVQITVSETVGLESRGDYYDGMGALRDMVQNHMLQLVALVAMEPPARFDAASVRDEKVKVLRSLRPIDAGTVETCSVVGQYGAGAAGGQPVAGYADELGRPSNTETFVALKAHIDNWRWKGVPFYLRTGKRLATRQSEITIEFKAVPHSIFEGAKASADLKPNRLIIRLQPDENIRLTIMAKTPGLDRDGLHLREVPLDIGLANAFADVRRRIAYERLMLDLIGGDPTLFVRRDEVEAQWTWIDAIRDGWTKKGMTPRPYGAGSWGPSAAIGLAERDGVSWHD; encoded by the coding sequence ATGACCAACGCCTCAGCATCCTCGCCCGTCCTGCTGCTGTTCGGGGCTACCGGCGACCTCGCCCATCGGATGCTGCTACCGTCGCTGTTCGGCCTCGACGCCGACGACTTCCTGCCCGAGGGCTTCCGTATTGTCGCGACCGCGCGGAGCGTGATGGATTCGGCAGCATACCGCGCCATCGCCGCCGAGGCGCTGGCGGCGCATGTCGACGCCGACCGGCTTCAACAGGCATTGGTTACGCGCTTCCTCGACCGAATCGATTATGTTGCGCTCGATGCGACGAAGGCCGATGGCTTCGGTGCTCTCGCGACCGCCGTCGGGTCGACGCAGAGCCTGTCGATCTTCCTGTCGACCGCGCCCTCGCTGTTCGGCTCGACGATTGCCGGGCTGGCCGCCGCGGGTCTTGCCGGGGCCAACGTCCGCCTCGCGCTCGAAAAGCCGCTCGGCCACGACCTTGCGTCGAGCCAGGCGATCAACGACCAGGTCGCGCACGTCTTCCCCGAGGAGCGGACCTTCCGCGTCGACCATTATCTCGGCAAGGAGACGGTGCAGAACCTGATCGCGCTGCGCTTCGGCAACGTCCTGTTCGAGCCACTGTGGAACGCCGCCGGGATCGATCACGTCCAGATCACCGTTTCGGAGACCGTCGGGCTCGAAAGCCGCGGCGATTATTACGACGGCATGGGCGCGCTGCGCGACATGGTGCAGAACCACATGCTGCAACTCGTGGCGCTCGTCGCGATGGAGCCGCCGGCGCGCTTCGACGCGGCGTCGGTTCGCGACGAAAAGGTCAAGGTCCTGCGCTCGCTCCGCCCGATCGATGCCGGCACGGTCGAGACGTGCAGCGTCGTCGGCCAGTATGGCGCGGGCGCGGCGGGCGGGCAGCCGGTGGCGGGCTATGCCGACGAGCTCGGCCGTCCGTCGAACACCGAGACCTTCGTCGCGTTGAAGGCGCATATCGACAATTGGCGGTGGAAGGGCGTCCCCTTCTACCTGCGGACCGGCAAGCGGCTCGCGACGCGACAGTCGGAGATCACGATCGAATTCAAGGCCGTGCCGCATTCGATCTTCGAGGGCGCCAAGGCGTCGGCCGACCTCAAGCCCAACCGGCTGATTATTCGCCTCCAGCCCGATGAGAATATCCGTCTGACGATCATGGCGAAAACCCCCGGCCTCGACCGCGACGGCCTTCACCTGCGCGAGGTGCCGCTCGACATCGGGCTGGCGAACGCCTTCGCCGACGTCCGCCGCCGGATCGCCTACGAGCGCCTGATGCTCGACTTGATCGGTGGCGACCCGACGCTGTTTGTCCGCCGCGACGAGGTCGAGGCGCAATGGACGTGGATCGACGCGATCCGCGATGGCTGGACCAAGAAAGGCATGACGCCGCGGCCATATGGTGCCGGGTCGTGGGGGCCGTCGGCGGCGATCGGCCTCGCCGAACGCGACGGGGTGAGCTGGCATGACTGA
- a CDS encoding 6-phosphogluconolactonase, protein MTDLRWAADGSDAAVVEAVAAVVSRTGPVTLCLPGGSTPAPIFTSLAAMLLPWDKVTIMPGDERRVPHDHPASNVGQLRAAFGATGATIEPLSPDLPVPRFDLIWLGMGGDGHVASLFPSANPDPAAAPAVIDVTPEPLPPEAPFDRLTLNLAAIADSAAVMLVIRGAAKRSLLEAAAAGANDLPVARLLRLAPVTAFWSPA, encoded by the coding sequence ATGACTGACCTGCGCTGGGCGGCCGACGGCAGCGATGCCGCGGTCGTCGAGGCCGTCGCCGCAGTCGTTTCCCGGACCGGCCCGGTCACGTTGTGCCTGCCCGGCGGTTCGACCCCCGCCCCGATATTCACGAGCCTCGCCGCGATGCTGCTGCCGTGGGACAAGGTGACGATCATGCCGGGCGATGAGCGCCGCGTGCCGCACGACCATCCCGCGAGCAATGTCGGCCAGTTGCGCGCGGCGTTCGGCGCGACGGGCGCGACGATCGAGCCGCTGTCGCCCGACCTGCCGGTGCCGCGCTTCGACCTTATCTGGCTGGGTATGGGCGGCGACGGGCATGTCGCGTCGCTGTTCCCCAGCGCCAATCCCGATCCCGCCGCAGCTCCCGCAGTGATCGACGTCACCCCTGAGCCGCTGCCGCCCGAAGCGCCGTTCGACCGGCTGACGCTCAACCTCGCCGCGATCGCCGACAGCGCCGCGGTCATGCTTGTCATCCGCGGGGCGGCGAAGCGGTCGCTCCTCGAAGCCGCTGCCGCCGGAGCCAACGACCTGCCGGTCGCGCGGCTGCTCAGGCTCGCCCCCGTCACCGCGTTCTGGAGCCCGGCATGA
- the edd gene encoding phosphogluconate dehydratase encodes MTLHPTVAAVTDRIIERSRAGRAAYLALIDREADRGLDRPALSCGNLAHGFAAAEGDKAAIRGGRAMNIGIVTAYNDMLSAHQPYGRYPEQIKIFAREAGATAQVAGGVPAMCDGVTQGQVGMELSLFSRDTIALSTAVALSHGMFEGVALLGICDKIVPGLLIGALRFGHLPTILIPAGPMPSGLPNKEKARVRQLFAEGKATKAELLDAEAASYHSPGTCTFYGTANSNQMMMEVMGLHVPGAAFVNPGTKLRQELTRAAIHRLAAVGHGGNDYRPLGRCIDERAIVNAAVGLLATGGSTNHAIHLPAIARAAGIVIDWEDLDKLSSVVPLIARIYPSGDGDVNRFHAAGGMAFTIRTLRDAGLLHDVVTMANGIEDYAREPVLDGEALVWRSAPVESRDPVILRSAASPFAPEGGMRLVEGNLGRATFKTSAVVPERWTIEAPARVFSDQNDVVTAFKAGELDRDVVVVVRFQGPRANGMPELHKLVPALGVLQDRGFRVALVTDGRMSGASGKVPAAIHVHPEAALGGPLARIEDGDVVRLCGVDGTLAVEVDAAILAARTPATMPPPAIGTGRELFAMMRAGSDDAEHGASAMLAAAGL; translated from the coding sequence ATGACCCTCCACCCGACCGTCGCCGCCGTCACCGACCGCATCATCGAGCGCAGCCGCGCTGGGCGGGCGGCGTATCTCGCGCTGATCGACCGCGAGGCCGACCGCGGACTCGACCGGCCAGCGTTGTCGTGCGGTAACCTCGCGCACGGCTTCGCTGCCGCCGAAGGCGACAAAGCGGCGATCCGCGGCGGCCGCGCGATGAATATCGGCATCGTCACCGCGTACAACGACATGCTGTCGGCGCATCAGCCGTACGGGCGCTACCCTGAACAGATCAAGATTTTCGCGCGCGAGGCGGGGGCGACGGCGCAGGTCGCGGGCGGAGTCCCGGCGATGTGCGACGGCGTCACCCAGGGGCAGGTCGGAATGGAGTTGTCGCTGTTCAGCCGCGACACGATCGCGCTGTCGACCGCGGTCGCCTTGAGCCACGGCATGTTCGAAGGCGTCGCGCTGCTTGGCATCTGCGACAAGATCGTCCCCGGGCTGCTGATCGGCGCGCTGCGCTTCGGGCACCTGCCGACGATCCTGATCCCGGCCGGGCCGATGCCGTCGGGGCTGCCGAACAAGGAAAAGGCGCGCGTCCGCCAGCTGTTCGCCGAGGGCAAGGCGACCAAGGCCGAGCTGCTCGATGCCGAGGCGGCGAGCTATCATTCGCCGGGCACCTGCACCTTCTACGGCACGGCGAATTCGAACCAGATGATGATGGAGGTCATGGGTCTCCACGTTCCGGGAGCCGCCTTCGTCAATCCCGGGACCAAGCTGCGGCAAGAGCTGACCCGCGCCGCGATCCACCGTCTCGCCGCGGTCGGCCATGGCGGCAACGATTATCGTCCGCTCGGGCGCTGCATCGACGAGCGCGCGATCGTCAACGCTGCCGTCGGCCTGCTCGCGACGGGCGGGTCGACCAACCACGCGATCCATCTGCCCGCGATCGCGCGCGCCGCCGGGATCGTCATCGACTGGGAAGATCTCGACAAGCTGTCGTCGGTCGTGCCGCTGATCGCGCGGATCTATCCGAGCGGCGACGGCGACGTGAACCGCTTCCATGCAGCCGGGGGCATGGCCTTCACCATCCGCACCTTGCGCGACGCTGGCCTGCTCCACGACGTCGTGACGATGGCGAACGGGATCGAGGATTATGCTCGCGAGCCGGTCCTCGACGGCGAAGCATTGGTCTGGCGCAGCGCCCCCGTCGAGTCGCGCGACCCGGTCATTCTGCGCAGCGCGGCCAGCCCGTTCGCGCCCGAGGGCGGGATGCGGCTGGTCGAGGGCAACCTCGGCCGCGCGACGTTCAAGACGAGTGCGGTAGTTCCCGAGCGCTGGACGATCGAGGCCCCCGCGCGGGTTTTCTCCGACCAGAACGACGTCGTCACCGCGTTCAAGGCGGGCGAGCTCGACCGCGACGTCGTCGTCGTTGTCCGCTTCCAGGGCCCCCGCGCCAACGGCATGCCCGAGCTTCACAAACTGGTTCCGGCGCTCGGCGTCCTCCAGGATCGCGGCTTCCGCGTCGCACTCGTCACCGACGGCCGCATGTCGGGGGCGAGCGGCAAGGTGCCCGCAGCGATTCATGTGCACCCCGAGGCGGCACTCGGTGGGCCGCTCGCGCGGATCGAGGACGGCGACGTCGTCCGGCTGTGCGGGGTCGACGGGACGCTCGCGGTCGAGGTCGATGCGGCGATCCTCGCGGCGCGAACCCCGGCGACGATGCCTCCTCCAGCCATCGGCACCGGCCGCGAGCTGTTCGCGATGATGCGCGCCGGCAGCGACGATGCCGAGCATGGCGCGTCGGCGATGCTGGCAGCGGCGGGGCTGTAG
- the glk gene encoding glucokinase yields the protein MEVVAADIGGTHARFAIAEVTGGRVVAMSSEVTMKASEHASLQLAWHAFAAAIGRPLPRAAAIAVACPVGGDVLKLTNNPWIIRPALIPEKLEVDSYSLCNDFVAVAHAVATLGEEGVAHLCGPDLPLPRDGVVSIVGPGTGLGVAMLVGSASGYRVVGTEGGHPDFAPLDSIEDALLRRLRARHNRVSVERVVAGPGLSAIYKTLAEIEGVTTPDLTDQALWTSALAGQDPLAAAALDRFCLSLGAVAGDIALTQGGFGGVVIAGGLGLRLAGHLPQSGFRQRFVAKGRFETLMASIPVKLLTYPQPGLYGAAAAFAQEHDT from the coding sequence GTGGAGGTCGTCGCAGCCGATATCGGCGGCACTCACGCCCGTTTTGCGATCGCCGAAGTCACCGGCGGACGTGTCGTCGCGATGAGTTCCGAAGTCACGATGAAGGCAAGCGAGCACGCCAGCCTCCAGCTGGCGTGGCACGCCTTCGCCGCGGCGATCGGCCGCCCGCTGCCCCGCGCCGCTGCGATTGCTGTCGCCTGCCCCGTCGGCGGCGACGTCCTCAAGCTGACCAACAACCCGTGGATCATCCGTCCGGCGCTGATCCCTGAAAAGCTCGAAGTCGACAGCTATTCGCTGTGCAACGACTTCGTCGCGGTCGCCCACGCCGTCGCCACGCTCGGTGAGGAGGGCGTCGCGCATCTGTGCGGTCCGGACCTGCCGCTGCCGCGCGACGGCGTCGTCAGCATCGTCGGTCCCGGGACCGGGCTCGGCGTTGCCATGCTGGTCGGGTCGGCGAGCGGTTACCGAGTCGTCGGCACCGAGGGCGGGCACCCCGATTTCGCGCCGCTCGACAGTATCGAGGACGCTTTGCTCCGCCGCCTCCGCGCGCGCCACAACCGCGTCTCGGTCGAGCGCGTCGTCGCCGGGCCGGGACTGTCGGCGATCTACAAGACCCTCGCCGAGATCGAGGGTGTGACGACCCCCGACCTGACCGACCAGGCGCTGTGGACTTCGGCGCTGGCCGGACAGGACCCGCTCGCCGCCGCCGCGCTCGACCGGTTCTGCCTCAGCCTCGGCGCGGTCGCGGGCGATATCGCGCTGACGCAGGGCGGCTTCGGCGGGGTCGTCATCGCCGGCGGCCTCGGCCTGCGGCTCGCCGGCCACCTGCCGCAGTCAGGGTTCCGCCAGCGCTTTGTCGCCAAGGGCCGCTTCGAGACATTAATGGCGTCGATTCCGGTCAAGTTGCTCACCTATCCCCAGCCCGGCCTCTACGGCGCCGCCGCCGCCTTCGCGCAGGAGCACGACACATGA